In Deltaproteobacteria bacterium, the genomic stretch TACTGCCCATTGCTCAACTGAGTTACCTAGTAAATCAGAGCAAAGCTTACTAAGAGTATACTCATAAGCTAAACCACACCCCCCCATTACAAACATACTAATATAAAGCACCATACTCTCAGAGAATGGTTTAAAAGCTTTATTTGATTTTACCGCAATCTGGTTCATTTAAGATCGGCTATAGACAGTTATATTTCTTGGTTTAATCACAACGCTATAATTTGCTTCAACCGTGCCATCTTGCCAGCGAACTATGGTGATATACTGCTCTTCATCTTCGTCGGCAAAATCCCAAAACTCATATGGCTCTGGATTAAGTTCATTACTATCACGACAAAATATTGCTTGGTTATAATAATCGGCATAATACTCAGTGCCATCATAGTTTAGTTTTTGATCATCAACAAAGTTATCAATATCTTTAGCACTTATACCTAAGCTAGCTAATGAAGGTTGGGTAAGTGTTACATCAACACTTAACTCATCATCACGCTCAATAGATATATAGACTTTTGACCCACCGCGATCAGCTTCAAGTTCAATAATGCGATCAGAGTCGACCTTATGCAGATGGCGTGCAATTATTTGAGCATCAAAAGATTCAGCACGTAGAC encodes the following:
- a CDS encoding DUF4178 domain-containing protein, which produces MISIGILALILGFVFLYLYQNQAKSGKVKLKSADRLRALQQQQQAHKDELLSIEDVEKGGVIHLDDVGLRAESFDAQIIARHLHKVDSDRIIELEADRGGSKVYISIERDDELSVDVTLTQPSLASLGISAKDIDNFVDDQKLNYDGTEYYADYYNQAIFCRDSNELNPEPYEFWDFADEDEEQYITIVRWQDGTVEANYSVVIKPRNITVYSRS